In Desulfobacterales bacterium, the following proteins share a genomic window:
- a CDS encoding thiamine pyrophosphate-dependent dehydrogenase E1 component subunit alpha, protein MVDIKTIELKATIMNLLNIDLYKKMYLIRRAEEKIREHYLEDEMKTPMHMSMGEEAIVAGVCHALKDSDQVLGTYRSHALYLAKTMETDYFFAEMYGKATGIARGKSGSMHLSAINKGLLSCSAIVASNIPVAVGVAFANRYKKNGKKVAVFFGDGALDEGVFWESLNSACMMKLPVIFVCEDNDLAVHTHRKFRTGYDSICDVVSKFHCNVFSESTTEVNRVYNLTLEAIRAMDENQKPCFMHFRYYRYLEHVGINEDFDAGYRTKEEYFQWLKKDPIYLQRATLIEMSIGEEYIKALEKAIDSSICQSIERAKNALFSDTSEIYEGVFKCE, encoded by the coding sequence GTGGTTGATATAAAAACCATAGAACTAAAGGCAACTATTATGAACTTGCTGAATATTGATCTTTACAAAAAAATGTATCTGATTCGCCGTGCTGAAGAAAAAATTCGTGAGCATTACCTTGAAGACGAAATGAAAACTCCTATGCATATGTCTATGGGAGAAGAAGCGATCGTAGCTGGAGTATGTCATGCATTGAAAGATAGCGACCAAGTTTTAGGTACTTACCGCAGCCATGCCTTATATCTTGCGAAAACCATGGAGACGGATTATTTTTTTGCCGAAATGTACGGTAAAGCTACTGGAATTGCCAGAGGTAAATCAGGATCTATGCATTTGAGTGCCATAAACAAGGGACTTCTCAGTTGTTCAGCTATAGTTGCTAGTAATATTCCTGTTGCAGTCGGTGTTGCCTTTGCAAACAGATATAAGAAAAATGGAAAGAAAGTGGCAGTTTTTTTCGGGGATGGTGCTTTAGATGAAGGCGTCTTCTGGGAGAGCCTCAACAGTGCCTGTATGATGAAGCTTCCGGTAATTTTTGTTTGTGAGGATAACGATTTGGCAGTGCATACGCACCGTAAATTTCGCACCGGTTATGATTCAATTTGCGATGTGGTATCTAAATTCCACTGTAATGTGTTTTCTGAAAGCACGACAGAGGTGAACCGTGTTTATAATCTGACATTAGAAGCTATCAGAGCAATGGATGAAAATCAGAAACCGTGCTTTATGCATTTTCGATATTATCGTTATTTAGAGCATGTGGGTATTAACGAAGATTTTGATGCTGGATATCGGACCAAGGAAGAATATTTTCAGTGGTTAAAAAAAGACCCGATCTATCTGCAAAGGGCTACTCTGATAGAAATGTCAATTGGAGAGGAATATATTAAAGCGCTTGAAAAAGCTATTGATTCATCCATCTGTCAAAGTATAGAACGCGCGAAAAATGCCCTTTTTTCAGACACATCAGAGATATATGAAGGAGTCTTCAAATGCGAATGA